Proteins encoded in a region of the Carassius gibelio isolate Cgi1373 ecotype wild population from Czech Republic chromosome B5, carGib1.2-hapl.c, whole genome shotgun sequence genome:
- the cdca5 gene encoding sororin, with amino-acid sequence MSNKTTRLPSRKSSEEIRDSNGKSPPRRRSCRLSANDESLASKVVAPPVAVKRSITVRKIAPRKTQALSDNNKENVERLSEVPTKLSRVLTSSPVVATVPKTAVLSPILPPSSPSSHPKKSGQDPVWSQKVRRSYSRLSMGEKSFESPKSFHAPSTSPNNRETLFGFERLQTPEVMRKTEGSRVAPLGSMSISLGSFNMSAADDSTSNPPEIDQNIPGVCLGKKKTTRRKRIQQIKMSELDVLAAKMNAEFEEAESFELVVE; translated from the exons ATGAGCAACAAAACCACACGATTACCGTCGAGGAAAAGCAGCGAAGAAATCAGAG ATTCAAACGGAAAGAGTCCACCACGAAGGAGGTCCTGCAGGTTGTCTGCAAATGATGAAAGTCTGGCCTCTAAAGTTGTG GCTCCACCTGTGGCTGTGAAACGGTCAATCACTGTTAGGAAAATTGCACCCAGGAAAACTCAG GCCCTGTCTGACAATAACAAGGAGAATGTGGAACGATTATCTGAAGTGCCGACAAAGCTGTCCAGAGTCTTGACATCGTCCCCAGTTGTGGCAACAGTGCCCAAGACAGCTGTTCTCTCGCCCATCCTGCCTCCTTCCTCTCCATCTTCTCACCCCAAAAAATCGGGGCAGGACCCCGTTTGGTCCCAAAAAGTGCGACGCTCCTACAGTCGCTTGAGTATGGGGGAAAAGTCCTTTGAAAGCCCGAAATCCTTTCATGCACCTTCCACTTCTCCCAACAACCGAGAGACCCTGTTTGGTTTTGAGAGGCTTCAGACACCTGAGGTGATGCGTAAAACTGAGGGATCTAGAGTAGCTCCTCTGGGCTCTATGTCCATCTCACTGGGTTCTTTCAACATGTCCGCTGCTGATGACAGCACATCAAACCCACCAGAAATTGATCAAAACATCCCAGGTgtgtgcctggggaagaagaagACAACCAGGCGTAAGCGCATACAACAGATAAAG ATGTCAGAGTTGGACGTTCTTGCTGCAAAGATGAATGCTGAGTTTGAGGAAGCTGAAAGTTTTGAACTGGTTGTTGAATGA
- the si:dkey-273o13.3 gene encoding LIM domain-containing protein A — MAHHQIHHHSQHHHHPHHQHHHSSHHHHRGAHIPEEHEDKSTSDASSGHHHIHEHYNHHHPQTDSHHHHHPQHQDKHHTPKKKTHSKASFTSSNSSGSSPSSLSKSSSSSPSSDSSSSDSSSSSNSSSSSSSKSYFSNYSFSSSSSSSSGSCTSWSSETSLENAPLPTSSKRAIQHPKHSQSCMDISRGRKAFEDDEDDVDTMPLLDADGQLKKSTSMEKNLTVKEKSGGTAKKTATNSQQKNEKGNKEQQHNCVKGAANIRKTKSMEVLTRQIDHAGVGDLDEKGLEKRKQEAHKNFVKEKIKFSAFLNEITRQVLSPSRLTSLGVTDFHRPLSPGQTSLHPKALSQKPEHKTEKKSKITRSRLGSSASSITSTAHTHVSKYLHSSKHSHSSKHSHSSKSFHSNRHSHSSKTSCSNKNSYPKRELIYQQQHQAVPRHRCHSAKSDKSYTSSSSKGISSGTERGHKSQQKHQTAPKEHLNSQNHRTSHLKLSPSHHHYNKHNHSSPSCPCSPETENCHHRSHPESHYHHTRPESHHHHIHQKSHHHHDHPESHHHHSRSKNHHHHTHPESHHHHSHSESHHHHTHPESHHHHALPESHHHHAHPESHHHHAHPEHHYQHAHPEPHHHHVQPESLQHHSHSESHTNHSYPESQHHLSQSESQHHHVQLESQHHHAHSESHHHHLPSHHHHETHHNPSPHDNSPHSDSHNRSPSPSHYHHESYHSPTHSSKSESHHHSEAHHYPSNAESHHHHHSPSPPHYHHGSQHTSFSHHHSTHSETFHPHFHPKSHHYSPPSPLQHHGEHHSSISHLSTDSETQHQFCVKSQHHHSDYESSHPKSHQHHHHHHSHPNHSSKPDHHHHTSDSEREYNNFHDDLHSETHQYSHSHDASSTPEHHYHSSHTDTHHSPHQHHLSDSHPKSPVHSNSPYHYVNNPISYLESQKHSTSHSKGQLSNLEFHHESDHNSPEPLPNHFHSGNHDKPPVESDHYHHHKSQESQNNSHSNAHHHSNQETNHPQHHEHSESHHHSQPESHHHHSQDHNRRHDHPESQNQHSHMGHHHFHSESNHYHSHFKEDDHPSHLRHSPIGQRSTSPHSNKSDSSASSTIQDDQSTVSYQESSSFPKDKDSELEKLMILQEQNEALHHSLLQTTMQMECMGAEFKTGHQLLESELQRTRIELSSLMERFTRLQDNYSCTQQTNHLLEKKLHCVAQNIDGEREQLNERVSKLTEQLSAAQTTIQSLETINVRV, encoded by the exons ATGGCTCATCATCAGATACATCACCATAGTCAacaccatcatcatcctcatcatcagcaTCACCACTCATCTCATCATCACCATCGTGGTGCACACATACCTGAGGAACATGAGGATAAgag TACTTCAGATGCCAGCAGTGGTCATCATCACATTCATGAGCATTATAACCATCATCACCCCCAAACTGacagccatcatcatcatcatccacaaCATCAAGATAAACATCACACACCGAAAAAGAAAACTCACTCTAAAGCTTCATTCACTTCCTCAAACTCTTCTGGGTCTTCCCCTAGTTCTCTGTCTAAGTCTTCATCAAGCTCACCCAGTTctgattcttcttcttctgattcctcttcctcctccaatTCCTCTTCATCTTCTTCCTCCAAATCATATTTCTCCAATTATAGCTTTTCCTCTtcgtcttcctcttcctctggttCATGTACTTCATGGTCATCTGAAACCAGTCTGGAAAATGCCCCTTTGCCTACTTCGTCCAAGCGAGCTATTCAACATCCAAAGCACTCACAATCATGTATGGATATCAGCAGAGGACGGAAAGCATTtgaagatgatgaggatgatgtaGATACAATGCCTTTATTGGATGCTGATGGCCAACTGAAGAAGTCCACAAGCATGGAAAAGAACCTTACTGTCAAAGAAAAAAGTGGAGGGACTGCCAAGAAGACTGCAACAAATTCTCAACAAAAGAATGAAAAAGGCAATAAAGAGCAACAACATAATTGTGTTAAAGGGGCTGCAAACATAAGAAAGACCAAGTCTATGGAGGTTTTGACAAGGCAAATAGATCATGCTGGTGTTGGAGACTTGGATGAGAAAGGGCTGGAGAAAAGGAAACAAGAGGCTCATAAGAACTTTGTGAAGGAGAAGATTAAGTTTTCTGCCTTTCTGAATGAAATCACAAGGCAGGTACTTAGCCCATCAAGACTTACATCACTTGGGGTAACAGATTTTCACAGGCCCTTGAGCCCTGGTCAAACTTCATTGCATCCAAAGGCATTATCTCAAAAGCCTGAACATAAAACAGAAAAGAAGTCAAAAATTACCAGAAGCCGGCTTGGAAGTAGTGCTAGCTCCATAACATCAACTGCTCACACCCATGTCAGCAAATACTTACACTCTAGTAAGCATTCTCACTCAAGTAAGCACTCTCACTCAAGTAAGAGCTTCCATTCCAATCGGCACTCACATTCAAGCAAGACTTCCTGCTCAAACAAAAATTCTTATCCTAAAAGGGAGCTCATCTATCAACAACAACACCAGGCTGTTCCCAGGCATCGATGTCACAGTGCAAAAAGTGATAAAAGCTATACTAGTTCTTCTTCAAAAGGTATTTCATCTGGGACTGAACGTGGCCACAAAAGTCAGCAAAAGCACCAAACTGCCCCCAAAGAACATTTAAATTCACAGAATCATCGAACTTCACACCTCAAATTGTCTCCATCACACCACCATTACAACAAACATAATCATAGCTCGCCTTCATGTCCTTGTTCTCCAGAAACAGAAAACTGCCATCATCGTTCCCATCCAGAATCGCATTACCATCATACCCGTCCAGAATCACATCACCATCACATCCATCAGAAATCTCATCACCATCATGACCATCCAGAATCTCATCACCATCACTCCCGTTCAAAAAATCATCACCATCACACCCATCCAGAATCTCATCACCATCATTCCCATTCGGAATCTCATCACCATCATACCCATCCAGAATCTCATCACCATCACGCCCTTCCAGAATCTCATCACCATCATGCCCATCCAGAATCTCATCACCATCATGCCCATCCAGAACATCATTACCAGCATGCCCATCCAGAACCTCATCACCATCATGTCCAACCAGAATCCCTTCAGCATCATTCCCATTCAGAATCCCATACTAATCATTCCTATCCAGAATCTCAACACCATCTTTCTCAATCAGAATCTCAACACCATCATGTCCAGCTAGAATCTCAACACCATCATGCCCATTCAGAATCTCATCACCATCATTTGCCATCACATCACCACCATGAAACTCATCATAACCCATCACCACACGATAACTCTCCTCATTCAGATTCCCACAATCGTTCCCCTTCTCCATCACATTACCATCATGAATCATATCATAGTCCAACACATTCTTCTAAATCAGAATCTCACCATCATTCAGAAGCTCACCACTATCCTTCTAATGCAGAATCCCACCACCATCATCATTCACCTTCGCCACCACATTACCACCATGGAAGTCAGCACACTTCATTTTCACATCATCATTCCACCCATTCAGAAACTTTCCACCCTCATTTCCATCCAAAATCTCACCACTATTCGCCTCCTTCTCCTCTCCAACACCATGGAGAACACCATAGTAGTATATCTCATCTTTCTACTGACTCAGAAACACAACATCAGTTTTGTGTGAAATCTCAACATCATCATTCTGACTATGAGTCCTCTCATCCCAAGTCTCACCagcatcatcaccatcatcattccCATCCTAATCACTCATCAAAACCTGATCATCACCATCACACTTCAGATTCAGAACGAGAGTACAACAATTTCCATGATGATTTACACTCTGAAACTCACCAATACTCTCATTCACATGATGCATCCTCTACACCTGAACACCATTATCATTCTTCTCACACTGACACTCACCATAGTCCTCATCAACATCACTTGTCTGACAGTCATCCAAAAAGTCCTGTACACTCTAATTCACCCTATCATTATGTAAATAATCCCATCTCATATTTGGAGTCCCAAAAGCACAGCACATCACATTCTAAAGGACAACTTTCAAATTTGGAATTCCACCACGAAAGTGATCACAATTCTCCAGAACCTCTTCCTAACCATTTCCACTCAGGAAATCATGACAAGCCCCCTGTTGAATCAGATCATTACCATCACCACAAATCTCAAGAATCCCAAAATAATTCCCATTCAAATGCCCATCACCATTCCAATCAAGAGACTAATCATCCTCAACATCATGAGCATTCAGAATCTCATCATCATTCTCAACCAGAATCCCACCATCACCATTCCCAAGATCACAATCGTCGCCATGACCATCCGGAATCACAGAATCAACATTCCCATATGGGACATCACCACTTTCATTCTGAATCAAACCATTATCATTCCCACTTCAAAGAGGATGATCACCCAAGCCATCTTCGCCACTCTCCAATAGGCCAACGGTCTACTTCTCCCCATTCTAACAAGTCAGATTCATCAGCTAGCTCCACTATCCAGGACGATCAATCCACAGTGAGCTACCAAGAGTCATCCTCATTCCCAAAg GATAAGGATTCAGAATTGGAGAAGTTAAT GATCTTACAGGAGCAGAATGAGGCTCTCCACCACAGCTTGCTGCAGACAACTATGCAAATGGAATGTATGGGAGCTGAGTTCAAAACTGGACACCAGCTTCTTGAATCGGAGTTACAAAGAACTCGCATAGAGCTTAGCAGCTTAATGGAGCGGTTCACAAG ACTTCAGGACAACTACTCCTGCACACAACAAACCAATCATCTTCTGGAAAAGAAACTGCATTGTGTG GCTCAAAATATAGATGGAGAGCGAGAGCAACTGAACGAGCGGGTCTCAAAGCTCACAGAACAACTGTCTGCAGCACAGACAACCATCCAAAGTCTAGAGACTATTAATGTGAGagtttga